The window GCTGTATCAGGCAGCAGCACAAAACGGTCTGACCATGAGCGCGGTAATTCCGCAACAGCCGGTAAGCGAAGATTCCAGCATTCAGCGTTTGCCGTTTACCATTTCGGTGGTGGGTTCTTACGAGCAGCTGGCGCAGTTTTTGCGTGATGTGGGCAAAATGTCGCGTATCGTCACTTTGTCAAACATTACCATTAACGAAGCCCCTGGCGAACAAAGTAAAAAAACCGGCAGCAAATTGCAGTTGAGCGCAGTGGCCAGCACCTATAAAGCCATTGATGCCAACCCTGCATCGGCAGCATCTGCAGCCAGCGGCGCCGCTTCTTCGGCACAATAAGGACAGGATGAGAGAATGAAAGCCAAATTACTAATGATTCCTTTGGTTTTTGTGTTGGCGGGCTGTTTGGACGAACACGAAGACCTGCAAAACTGGATGGAACAGGCCAAACAGGAAGCCAAACTGCGGGTACAGAAACCGCAGCCGCCCGCACCGGTACAAACCGTGGAATACACACCGCCGCCGCACATCAGCCCGCACGCATTCAGCGTACAGCGTATGCGTTCAAACTATCAGGTAGGCAATGCGCCTGATGTCAACCGTGCCAAAGAAGTGTTGGAAAACTATGATTTGAACACCTTAAAATTTGTGGGTGTGATTGGCAGCGGCAATGCCTTATCGGGTTTGGTGGAAGTGGAAGGTCATGTTTACACGGTGAAACCGGGCAACCACATGGGCAAAAACTACGGACGTATCGTGCGTATTACCGCCGACCAGATTACCTTGCGCGAAACGGTGGAAGATTCTTTAGGCAACTGGGTAAACCGTGAAGCCAAGCTGATTCCCGCCGCCGATGCGGAAACCGAAAATGCGGTAAATAATAATTAAATTTTTTAAATTGAAAGAGGTTAATTTATGAAACTTACTTTTAAAAAAGCAGTTCCGGTGCTGGCACTGAGCTTGGCGGTACAAGCGGCTTACGCAGGCAATATTACCGACATCAACGTATCGGTGCTGCCCGACCAGCGGCGTGTCATCAAAGTCAAATTTGACAAAGACATCACCAAGCCCAGCGGTTTTATTTATACCACCCCTTCGCGCATTGCCTTGGATTTTGCCGGCACCAAAATTCAATTGCCGCAAAAACAGCTTTCTTACAACGATTCGCTGTTGAACCACATTATCGCTGCCGACGATAACG is drawn from Conchiformibius steedae and contains these coding sequences:
- a CDS encoding type 4a pilus biogenesis protein PilO — protein: MNMNELDMQKLHLAPKPVQFFIALLVAVLLLVAGFVLMFQEQWETLQTAKEEEVTLKEQYVDQSRQAANLENLQIELKMIEESIANLIKKLPTSSEIPSLIQELYQAAAQNGLTMSAVIPQQPVSEDSSIQRLPFTISVVGSYEQLAQFLRDVGKMSRIVTLSNITINEAPGEQSKKTGSKLQLSAVASTYKAIDANPASAASAASGAASSAQ
- a CDS encoding pilus assembly protein PilP: MKAKLLMIPLVFVLAGCLDEHEDLQNWMEQAKQEAKLRVQKPQPPAPVQTVEYTPPPHISPHAFSVQRMRSNYQVGNAPDVNRAKEVLENYDLNTLKFVGVIGSGNALSGLVEVEGHVYTVKPGNHMGKNYGRIVRITADQITLRETVEDSLGNWVNREAKLIPAADAETENAVNNN